A part of Aegilops tauschii subsp. strangulata cultivar AL8/78 chromosome 2, Aet v6.0, whole genome shotgun sequence genomic DNA contains:
- the LOC109785326 gene encoding uncharacterized protein, giving the protein MRAAECGVRAALAAAWGEVEGRRAGEAGGLRPWESSEVDGQGRGSVGTEAMDEKGKSNKGKNWSSDEDKFLIAAWANTSLDIVGTDQNRDAYWDRISEYYNTHKESSWPERTANAINCRYTTINRETCLQQILNRQESERTIEEKTNDAHILFKEMDLKKKKPFTLMHCYVEFSKYPKRQTREVETSLKKQKKTIDASPGTATNDPADASSVRTDATSIRTDALEHEKRPDGVKRDKRGKADESACKLSLETVWAAKQEKDEIKEAASCH; this is encoded by the exons atGCGGGCGGCGGAGTGCGGGGTGCGGGCGGCGCTAGCTGCGGCCTGGGGAGAGGTAGAAGGTCGACGGGCTGGGGAGGCCGGCGGCCTGCGGCCTTGGGAGAGCAGTGAGGTCGACGGGCAGGGGAGAGGCAGCGTCGGAACCGAAGCA ATGGATG AGAAAggaaaatccaacaaaggaaaaAATTGGTCTAGTGATGAGGACAAGTTTCTCATAGCAGCATGGGCAAATACAAGTTTGGATATTGTTGGGACAGATCAAAACCGAGATGCTTATTGGGATAGAATTTCAGAGTACTACAACACACACAAGGAATCATCATGGCCGGAGCGTACTGCTAATGCAATCAATTGCCGTTACACAACGATTAACAGAGAGACCTGCCTTCAGCAGATTTTAAATAGGCAAGAAAGTGAAAGGACTATAGAAGAAAAG ACAAACGATGCACACATTTTGTTCAAGGAAATGGATCTTAAAAAAAAGAAGCCTTTCACACTGATGCATTGCTATGTAGAGTTTTCGAAGTATCCAAAGCGGCAGACAAGAGAAGTTGAAACTTCTCTTAAGAAACAAAAGAAGACCATTGATGCAAGTCCAGGCACAGCCACCAATGATCCGGCTGATGCATCCTCGGTACGTACTGATGCTACCTCGATACGCACTGATGCTCTTGAACATGAGAAAAGACCTGATGGTGTGAAGAGGGACAAGAGAGGTAAAGCTGATGAGAGTGCTTGCAAGCTGTCATTAGAAACTGTGTGGGCAGCAAAGCAAGAGAAGGATGAGATCAAAGAGGCGGCAAGCTGTCATTAA
- the LOC109785327 gene encoding L-type lectin-domain containing receptor kinase IX.1-like has product MGSPAASRSSAHLLLLRLLLLLIAGLHLSGAQSPVPAPAPAPAPVTVAPPTPLAPPADALPPPAVVADAFSFSFDFTDKSNYRHDDLKFEGDAAAHTNQVDLTCNTEGCDNVGRVSYGHPVPLYDSATGEVASFQTRFTFNISTDNYATRGDGMAFFLAYFNSTIPSSSWGCLGLTSLDGGGSNCLTALGTDQFLAVEFDTFHDTWDPYGNYDHIGIDINSMISLNTTSLTSFNISYGNSMTAIITFNSTTQVLVADLSDDAGNYPPVQVSKQLHEPLNTMFPALVAVGISGATGDSMAQNGIHSWSFNSSLALPHKGKEMKPAIIGGSIGGAVALVVVVWCILSCFRWKKSTKSHDFVTRTGGPRQFDYRDLVVATDNFSGERVIGRGAFGVVYRGTLISKGSSSSSSSSVVHSREPDALSSMESGASSNIEPKESDSGQVAVKKILNEPRGGNLDFVAEMSTISAAKHKNLVKLKGWCCKENSQNMLDFMCWSSRKKKDDELFLVYELVPNGNLHYHLRESEQVIAWPTRYQIIKDIGSALIYLHHDCAPYILHRDIKPSNILLDNNFNAKLADFGLSRIGNQDNATLLTNAIGTEGYIDPECRKVGKVKFYPSSDVYSFGIVLLDIVCTGKSREQVWELYIRGKVMEAADGRLHGGDDLDKRQMQRVAILGLWCSLLDSSMRPTVRKAMEVLERDEPLPDLNYLVNTSVPSAQQDTYTINSDQHALMIDES; this is encoded by the exons ATGGGCTCGCCTGCTGCAAGCAGAAGCAGcgcccacctcctcctcctccgccttctccttctcctcatCGCTGGCTTGCACCTATCTGGAGCCCAATCTCCCGTCCCCGCCCCCGCTCCGGCTCCCGCTCCAGTGACAGTGGCCCCTCCTACCCCTCTCGCTCCGCCCGCCGATGCCCTCCCCCCTCCCGCTGTAGTCGCAGATGCCTTCTCGTTCAGCTTCGACTTCACCGACAAATCCAACTACCGCCATGATGACCTCAAGTTCGAGGGCGACGCCGCCGCCCACACCAACCAGGTCGACCTCACCTGCAACACCGAAGGTTGCGATAATGTGGGACGCGTGTCGTACGGGCACCCCGTGCCCTTGTACGACAGCGCCACCGGAGAGGTGGCCAGCTTCCAAACGAGATTCACCTTCAACATCTCCACCGACAACTACGCTACCAGGGGAGATGGCATGGCTTTCTTCCTCGCCTATTTCAATTCCACGATTCCTTCGTCCTCGTGGGGCTGCCTCGGCCTCACGTCCCTAGATGGAGGCGGCAGCAATTGCCTGACCGCCTTGGGCACCGACCAGTTTTTGGCCGTGGAGTTCGACACGTTCCACGACACCTGGGACCCCTACGGCAACTACGACCACATCGGCATCGACATCAACTCCATGATCTCGCTGAACACAACAAGCTTGACGAGCTTCAACATCAGTTACGGCAACTCCATGACGGCCATCATCACCTTTAACAGCACCACCCAGGTGCTTGTCGCCGACCTGTCCGATGACGCTGGTAACTATCCCCCCGTTCAGGTGAGCAAGCAGTTACACGAGCCGCTCAACACCATGTTCCCGGCTCTAGTGGCTGTGGGGATTTCTGGGGCCACCGGCGACAGCATGGCGCAAAATGGGATACACTCGTGGTCCTTCAACTCGTCCCTTGCTCTGCCCCACAAAG GTAAAGAGATGAAGCCAGCGATAATTGGAGGGTCAATTGGAGGAGCTGTGGCATTGGTGGTTGTGGTTTGGTGTATCCTCTCGTGCTTCAGGTGGAAAAAGAGCACTAAAAGCCATGATTTTGTGACACGAACTGGAGGACCTAGACAGTTCGACTACCGTGATCTGGTTGTTGCAACGGACAACTTCTCAGGGGAGAGGGTTATTGGGCGAGGTGCCTTTGGAGTAGTCTATAGGGGTACCTTGATCTCCAAgggatcatcatcatcatcatcatcatcagttGTGCACTCGAGAGAACCGGATGCATTGTCCTCCATGGAATCGGGTGCGTCATCGAACATCGAACCGAAGGAATCAGACAGCGGTCAGGTGGCTGTAAAGAAAATCTTGAATGAGCCAAGGGGAGGAAATCTTGACTTCGTCGCGGAGATGAGCACCATTAGTGCAGCAAAGCACAAGAATCTCGTCAAACTGAAAGGTTGGTGCTGCAAAGAAAACAGCCAAAACATGCTTGATTTCATGTGTTGGTCCTCCAGGAAGAAGAAAGATGACGAGCTCTTCCTTGTCTATGAACTGGTGCCTAATGGTAATCTGCATTACCACCTACGTGAGAGTGAGCAAGTGATAGCATGGCCAACAAG GTACCAAATCATCAAAGACATTGGCTCTGCTCTTATTTACCTCCACCATGATTGTGCTCCTTATATTCTGCATAGAGATATCAAACCAAGCAACATACTCCTAGACAACAATTTCAACGCCAAGCTTGCTGACTTCGGGTTGTCGAGGATCGGCAACCAGGACAATGCAACATTATTGACAAACGCCATAGGGACAGAAGGGTACATAGATCCAGAATGCAGGAAAGTTGGAAAAGTAAAGTTCTACCCGAGCTCCGATGTCTACAGCTTCGGAATCGTCCTGCTAGACATTGTATGCACAGGGAAGTCGAGGGAGCAAGTCTGGGAGTTGTACATAAGAGGAAAGGTCATGGAGGCTGCAGATGGAAGGCTTCATGGCGGCGACGACTTGGACAAGAGGCAGATGCAGCGCGTGGCTATCCTGGGACTCTGGTGTTCTCTTCTTGACAGTTCCATGAGGCCTACCGTTAGGAAAGCAATGGAGGTCTTGGAACGTGACGAGCCGTTGCCTGACCTGAACTACTTGGTGAACACTTCGGTGCCCTCAGCACAACAAGACACCTACACCATTAACTCTGACCAGCATGCACTTATGATAGATGAGAGCTAG